The following are encoded together in the Drosophila biarmipes strain raj3 chromosome 3L, RU_DBia_V1.1, whole genome shotgun sequence genome:
- the LOC108034420 gene encoding cuticle protein 70, isoforms A and B — translation MFKYFVFAAFCLASAAAAPGYLGGLASPALPLAAAPAISYGHALAAPSIASYGLAPRISYASPALAHAPLAAPAISTYGLGLGHGPLGLSHGSLGLAPAPLGLAHGSLGLAHAPLAAPLGLGYKSAYPALAAPALGLAHGW, via the exons atgttCAAATAC TTCGTTTTTGCCGCCTTCTGCCTGGCCAGCGCTGCTGCCGCTCCGGGATATTTGGGAGGACTAGCCTCTCCGGCCTTGCCCCTGGCTGCAGCTCCAGCCATCTCCTACGGACACGCCCTGGCAGCTCCTTCGATTGCCTCCTATGGACTGGCCCCCAGGATTAGCTATGCCTCTCCGGCCTTGGCACACGCTCCCCTGGCTGCTCCGGCCATCTCGACCTAcggattgggattgggtcATGGTCCCCTTGGCCTGTCTCATGGTTCCCTCGGCCTGGCTCCTGCTCCTCTGGGCCTGGCTCATGGTTCCTTGGGACTGGCTCATGCTCCTCTGGCCGCTCCCCTGGGACTGGGCTACAAGTCTGCCTACCCAGCTCTGGCTGCTCCTGCCTTGGGACTGGCCCATGGCTGGTAA
- the LOC108034419 gene encoding keratin-associated protein 19-2 yields the protein MYKELILVTIACLTTSILAAPAPEPAPEPAPAPAPAPSPSIGFGIGHGYGGYGLGLGLGIGHYGGHYGGLYGGHIGGIGLGLGYHAPIISKTIIGKSYLGGYGYGLGHGYLGGYGHGLYGGHGLGLGYGLGYGYGHGW from the exons ATGTATAAAGAA CTGATACTTGTGACCATCGCCTGCCTGACCACCTCCATCCTGGCAGCTCCTGCACCTGAACCCGCTCCAGAaccagctcctgctcctgctcccgctccCTCGCCCAGCATTGGCTTCGGAATTGGACATGGCTACGGTGGCTATGGCCTGGGATTGGGTCTGGGCATCGGGCACTACGGCGGTCACTATGGCGGCCTGTACGGTGGACACATTGGAGGAATTGGTCTGGGGTTGGGCTACCATGCACCCATCATCTCCAAGACCATCATCGGCAAGAGCTACCTGGGCGGCTATGGCTATGGCCTGGGTCACGGATACCTCGGAGGCTATGGACATGGCCTGTACGGTGGACATGGTCTGGGTCTGGGATACGGACTGGGATATGGCTACGGCCATGGTTGGTAG
- the LOC108035028 gene encoding uncharacterized protein LOC108035028 codes for MLKVFVLFALLSGVLTATVIYHHPVVYHHPLPAAGSAPQKLDQHPGYTIVAPLTKIAHVTYDSVPISHTPYEHVPLFQRIGHVKNKRF; via the exons ATGCTCAAG GTTTTCGTGCTTTTCGCCCTGCTGAGTGGGGTCCTAACCGCCACGGTCATTTACCATCACCCCGTGGTCTATCATCATCCTCTGCCGGCGGCTGGTTCGGCACCCCAGAAGTTGGATCAACACCCCGGCTACACCATTGTGGCACCCCTCACCAAGATTGCCCACGTCACCTACGATTCCGTGCCCATTTCGCACACGCCCTACGAACATGTTCCTCTCTTCCAGAGGATTGGTCATGTTAAGAACAAGAGGTTTTAG
- the LOC108035024 gene encoding uncharacterized protein LOC108035024, with protein MMKFFAVVLCALFAAAAASPGLLAYNAPLAYSTPLAYSAVPAAAPLAYTAAYTSAYAPYVAPYASSYSAHSVAHSAALPAVYAAAPVATILKK; from the exons ATGATGAAATTC TTCGCCGTCGTCCTGTGCGCTCTGttcgccgccgctgctgccagCCCCGGTCTGTTGGCCTACAACGCCCCCCTGGCCTACTCCACGCCCCTGGCCTACAGCGCCGTGCCAGCTGCCGCCCCCCTCGCCTACACCGCCGCCTACACCTCTGCCTACGCCCCCTACGTCGCCCCCTATGCCAGCAGCTACAGCGCCCACAGTGTGGCCCACAGTGCCGCCTTGCCAGCCGTTTATGCCGCCGCCCCGGTGGCCACCATCCTGAAGAAGTAA
- the LOC108035013 gene encoding nematocyst expressed protein 3-like — translation MFAKIVLVALCVASAQAGLLPFHAPAPLAAPLAAPLAAPVATAGVVAPYASSFNAHRINHAVAYPVAPAPAPVAFAAPLPAPLPVPVAAPAPVAFAAPAPAPVAFAAPAPLPVAAAPAPVAFAAPAKVGFGFAAPAPVAAPLGFAPAPAPVAFAAPAKFGFGPFAAPVPAPLAVAPKFAPAPYFF, via the exons ATGTTCGCCAAGATTGTG CTCGTTGCCCTCTGTGTGGCCTCCGCCCAGGCTGGTCTTCTGCCCTTCCATGCTCCTGCTCCGCTGGCTGCTCCTCTGGCTGCTCCGCTGGCTGCTCCTGTGGCCACTGCCGGCGTGGTGGCTCCCTATGCCTCCAGCTTCAATGCCCACCGCATCAACCACGCCGTGGCCTACCCAGTGGCTCCTGCTCCGGCTCCAGTGGCCTTTGCCGCTCCCCTTCCCGCTCCTCTGCCCGTTCCCGTGGCTGCTCCTGCCCCGGTAGCCTTTGCTGCGCCTGCTCCCGCCCCAGTGGCCTTTGCTGCACCTGCTCCTCTGCCAGTGGCTGCTGCCCCCGCTCCTGTGGCCTTTGCTGCCCCCGCTAAGGTTGGATTCGGCTTTGCTGCCCCTGctccagtggctgctcccctgGGATTCGCCCCTGCGCCGGCGCCTGTGGCCTTCGCCGCCCCCGCCAAGTTCGGATTCGGACCCTTCGCCGCTCCAGTGCCCGCGCCCCTGGCTGTGGCCCCCAAGTTCGCCCCCGCCCCCTACTTCTTCTAA
- the LOC108034418 gene encoding uncharacterized protein LOC108034418 — protein MWQLTWTFAVAFLLVGGEAKPSQLFNHHFDTHHLGHFDGHHLNHLESLHALPHHLDYAVQESVLPPPAPLLPAVAPPPAFAPPPPVYGPAAPVFGQAPPVYGPPAPAFSPAPLLPAPAPLLPAPAPLFPAPAPLLPAPTPLLPAPAPFLPAPAPLVPSPAFLPAAAPLLPEFHLPGVSHQVLPPLLEAVPFAPTYRAIPGPKTTTHRVSIGYAFPKLLAAPHAHLKALPLKLAHHHHHSLF, from the exons ATGTGGCAACTGACATGG ACCTTTGCAGTGGCTTTCCTACTGGTGGGTGGTGAGGCCAAGCCCTCCCAACTCTTCAACCACCACTTCGATACCCACCATCTGGGCCACTTTGATGGGCATCATCTGAACCACTTGGAGTCGCTGCATGCCCTGCCCCACCACCTGGATTATGCGGTGCAGGAATCGGTTCTTCCTCCGCCGGCTCCACTGCTTCCTGCGGTGGCTCCACCACCAGCCTTTGCTCCGCCACCGCCCGTCTATGGTCCTGCAGCACCAGTTTTTGGACAAGCACCACCTGTTTACGGACCGCCAGCACCTGCATTCTCTCCTGCTCCGCTTTTaccagctcctgctcctcttTTACCTGCTCCTGCACCACTTTTCCCCGCTCCTGCTCCGCTTCTACCCGCTCCCACCCCTCTGTTACCCGCTCCTGCACCATTTCTTCCCGCCCCTGCACCACTTGTGCCCTCTCCAGCTTTCCTGCCAGCTGCTGCACCACTTCTGCCTGAGTTCCACCTGCCCGGCGTCAGCCACCAAGTGCTGCCTCCCCTCCTGGAGGCGGTGCCCTTCGCACCCACCTATCGAGCCATTCCGGGACCCAAGACCACCACCCATCGGGTGTCCATAGGCTACGCCTTCCCCAAGCTGCTGGCCGCGCCCCACGCCCACCTGAAAGCCCTGCCCCTGAAGTTGGCCCATCACCATCACCACTCGTTGTTCTAG